The following coding sequences lie in one Nitrososphaerota archaeon genomic window:
- a CDS encoding ATP-binding protein codes for MSYFNPEPKNKKNDFFNMEKELEAFIKAIKTEKFIIVTGLRRYGKTSLILTGLNELGIDYIFLDCRLLPSGMIAISDFLELLEEELSRKSWALKLLEGIEEVSIGKFGIKFKEKKRETLLNILRKLNGKVLVLDEAQELRRSRHRFDYILAYAYDHLNLKIVISGSQIGLLYRFLRINDPEAPLFGRPYLEIRLKKLDNPTSRHFLEEGFKQEGIEISKEIINEALNKLDGIIDWLVYFGYSYARSYESLDKIFKKASRLAIEEAKHALELYGVAKRRYIEALKIIATLNEAKWSDVKRGIEAKLGRIPNNTLSSIIRNLMDLGFIEKSNEAYRITDPILRNGILRFL; via the coding sequence TTGAGTTATTTTAATCCAGAACCTAAGAATAAGAAGAACGATTTTTTTAATATGGAAAAAGAACTTGAAGCTTTTATAAAAGCTATTAAAACTGAAAAGTTTATTATAGTTACTGGATTAAGAAGGTATGGAAAAACCTCTTTAATACTTACAGGATTAAATGAACTAGGAATCGATTATATATTTCTAGATTGTAGGCTTCTTCCTTCTGGTATGATAGCTATTAGCGATTTTCTTGAATTGCTTGAGGAAGAATTAAGTAGAAAATCATGGGCATTAAAATTATTAGAAGGAATCGAAGAAGTTAGCATAGGGAAATTTGGTATTAAATTTAAGGAAAAGAAACGAGAAACACTTTTAAATATTCTAAGAAAGCTTAATGGAAAAGTTTTAGTTCTTGATGAAGCACAAGAATTAAGAAGATCTAGGCATAGATTCGATTATATTTTAGCATATGCTTATGATCATTTAAACTTAAAAATTGTTATCTCAGGCTCTCAAATAGGCTTATTATATAGATTCTTAAGAATTAATGATCCTGAAGCTCCTCTTTTTGGTAGACCATATTTGGAGATTAGATTAAAGAAACTTGACAATCCAACTTCTAGACATTTTCTAGAGGAAGGTTTTAAACAAGAAGGTATAGAAATTTCTAAAGAAATAATTAATGAAGCTTTGAATAAGTTAGATGGAATTATTGATTGGCTTGTATATTTTGGATATTCTTATGCTAGAAGCTACGAATCACTTGATAAAATATTTAAAAAAGCCTCAAGACTTGCTATTGAAGAAGCTAAGCATGCACTTGAATTATATGGTGTTGCAAAACGTAGATATATTGAAGCTTTAAAAATAATCGCTACTCTTAATGAAGCAAAGTGGAGCGATGTAAAACGAGGAATCGAAGCTAAATTGGGAAGAATACCCAATAATACTCTTTCCTCAATAATAAGAAATCTCATGGATTTAGGTTTTATTGAAAAATCTAATGAAGCCTATAGGATAACGGACCCTATTTTAAGAAATGGAATTTTAAGATTTCTCTAG
- a CDS encoding GDP-mannose 4,6-dehydratase: MRVLITGGVGFIGSHAASYYAEKGNEIIIIDNFSRAKIFGLSNKASLYNLNYLRNKFSNINFIEGDIRDFDLTKKNIKDVDIVIHTAAQVAVTTSIKDPKIDFEINALGTFNILEAARLSNSNPSIIFCSTNKVYGSNVNKIPIKEYKTRYFFADEKFSNGIPESFPIDLCEHTPYGCSKLVGDLYAQDYAHVYGLKIGVFRMSCIYGERQFGIEDQGWIAWFTIATLTNKPITIYGDGKQVRDVLYISDLIEAYDAFINSNLKHEVFNIGGGPENTLSLMELINLLKELTGKEIRIFFDDWRIGDQKVYISNISKAFEKLGWKPKINPRKGIKKIVKWVQENISLFP; this comes from the coding sequence ATGAGAGTTCTTATAACTGGTGGAGTAGGATTTATTGGTTCTCATGCCGCTAGTTATTATGCAGAAAAAGGCAATGAAATAATTATAATAGATAATTTTTCTAGAGCTAAAATTTTTGGATTATCTAATAAAGCTAGCTTATATAATTTAAATTATTTAAGGAATAAATTTAGCAATATAAACTTTATAGAAGGAGATATAAGAGATTTTGATTTAACAAAGAAAAATATAAAAGATGTTGATATTGTTATCCATACAGCAGCACAAGTAGCTGTAACTACATCTATTAAAGACCCTAAAATAGATTTTGAAATAAATGCTTTAGGAACATTTAATATTTTAGAGGCAGCAAGGTTATCTAATAGTAATCCATCAATAATTTTTTGCTCAACAAATAAAGTTTATGGTTCAAATGTTAATAAAATTCCTATTAAAGAATATAAAACTAGATATTTTTTTGCAGATGAAAAATTCTCTAATGGTATACCAGAAAGCTTCCCAATAGATTTATGTGAGCATACTCCTTATGGATGCTCCAAGTTAGTTGGCGATTTATATGCACAAGATTATGCTCATGTTTATGGTTTGAAAATAGGAGTTTTTAGAATGAGTTGCATTTATGGAGAAAGACAATTTGGTATAGAAGATCAGGGATGGATAGCATGGTTTACTATAGCAACATTAACTAATAAGCCAATAACAATATATGGAGATGGGAAACAAGTAAGAGATGTTTTATATATTTCAGATTTGATTGAAGCATATGATGCATTTATAAATTCTAATTTAAAACATGAAGTATTTAATATTGGAGGTGGCCCAGAAAATACTTTATCATTAATGGAATTAATTAATTTGCTTAAAGAATTAACTGGAAAAGAGATAAGAATATTTTTTGATGATTGGAGAATTGGAGATCAAAAAGTCTATATTTCAAATATATCTAAAGCTTTTGAAAAACTAGGATGGAAACCAAAAATAAATCCAAGAAAAGGAATTAAGAAAATAGTTAAATGGGTTCAAGAAAATATAAGCCTATTTCCTTAA
- a CDS encoding glycosyltransferase family 4 protein, with the protein MRIALLHPSLAIRGGSEKVAIYQAKKLKEKGFDIILLTPFINKKLTYNELFKDVTIEKLGITIPVPIAKRSINFLKTFYYNPNKLKNFDLLLAHANMNILAYRVKNKCNIPYISYIHHPYTFLYKKGFDYENEGKKLMGILLYPPFSWLCSLQKYKQLDFNSIINSNFVFVNSKKIKNDVEKIYRIKNLEVCYPALDDKYHNVKVNFSIKKNSLLFTSRHIKQKMLHIIPDILININNKDVMCYITGKEERPYTSMVKEKAKKLGVLNRMVFLGSINEEKLLELYLKCKVLIYPAISEDFGLSPIEGMATGCLPVAWKDGGGVEETIINGKTGFLAKAYDLNDYIEKVKSILENNKMYKEMCYKAKNESLKFNWNTHIEKVISEIEKVYAKN; encoded by the coding sequence ATGAGAATAGCGCTTTTGCATCCTAGCTTAGCTATTAGGGGAGGTAGCGAAAAAGTAGCTATTTATCAAGCTAAAAAGTTAAAGGAAAAAGGTTTTGATATTATACTTTTAACTCCTTTTATTAATAAAAAATTAACTTATAACGAATTATTTAAAGATGTTACGATTGAGAAATTGGGCATAACTATACCTGTACCCATTGCTAAACGTTCTATTAATTTTTTAAAAACATTCTATTATAATCCCAATAAGTTAAAAAATTTTGACCTTCTTTTAGCACATGCAAATATGAATATATTAGCATACAGAGTGAAAAATAAGTGTAATATACCTTATATATCTTATATTCACCATCCATATACTTTTCTATATAAGAAAGGCTTTGATTATGAAAATGAGGGGAAAAAATTAATGGGGATACTTTTATATCCTCCATTTTCATGGCTTTGTTCACTTCAAAAGTATAAACAACTTGATTTTAATAGTATAATTAACAGTAATTTCGTTTTTGTTAATAGTAAAAAAATAAAAAATGATGTTGAAAAAATATATAGAATTAAAAATTTAGAAGTATGTTACCCTGCATTAGATGATAAATATCATAATGTGAAAGTTAATTTTTCTATCAAGAAAAACTCTCTTTTATTTACATCTCGTCATATTAAACAAAAAATGTTGCATATAATTCCAGACATATTGATTAATATTAATAATAAAGATGTAATGTGTTATATTACTGGAAAGGAAGAAAGACCCTATACAAGTATGGTAAAAGAAAAGGCAAAAAAATTAGGTGTTTTGAATAGAATGGTTTTCTTAGGCTCTATAAATGAGGAGAAATTATTAGAATTATATTTGAAATGTAAGGTATTAATTTATCCAGCCATATCTGAAGATTTTGGTTTAAGTCCTATAGAAGGTATGGCTACTGGTTGTTTACCAGTTGCTTGGAAAGATGGTGGTGGAGTTGAGGAAACAATCATTAATGGAAAAACAGGATTTTTAGCTAAAGCATATGATTTAAACGACTATATAGAGAAAGTGAAAAGTATACTAGAAAATAATAAAATGTATAAGGAAATGTGTTATAAAGCTAAAAACGAATCTCTAAAGTTTAATTGGAATACTCATATAGAAAAGGTAATCTCTGAGATAGAAAAAGTATACGCTAAGAATTAA
- a CDS encoding glycosyltransferase: protein MKRYTYILLYEFAPLDSRDLRGGKIIIDRLIRRITHKFNVYVITGDNFRWKKPLRLAYWFNVFLAGLKVIRILLKHKEMPTILMFQGTYGELVSLIVKILFPKIKMVSIFWHYEPRVTHKRGLIKILSVIITTFEENLRGIAFRFIYNKVLTLTKSAARMVYKYYSLPLSKIEILGCSFDRFPINKNIKKDFDYLFIGHLKKAEDLIKIWPKLLLLKPSAKLLIAGPYKGAENVYKKLISLPNIEYHGFISPSKRSEIYSKAKVLLFPTKREGWCMTIAEALWAGLSVVSWDIPTLREVYNTCKAVYLVPIGNYNFFVKSAIKALEEHSTLSEKATKWSSKIPNWNEIANNFLKIISKI from the coding sequence TTGAAGAGGTACACTTACATCCTTCTTTATGAGTTTGCTCCATTAGATTCAAGAGATTTACGAGGAGGAAAAATTATAATAGACAGACTAATAAGGAGAATAACGCATAAATTTAATGTTTATGTAATAACTGGTGATAATTTTAGATGGAAAAAACCATTGCGATTAGCATATTGGTTTAATGTATTCTTAGCTGGATTAAAGGTAATACGCATACTTCTTAAACACAAGGAAATGCCAACTATTTTAATGTTTCAAGGAACTTATGGTGAACTTGTATCCCTTATAGTTAAAATCTTATTTCCTAAAATAAAAATGGTAAGTATATTCTGGCATTATGAACCACGTGTAACTCATAAAAGAGGATTGATTAAAATTCTTAGCGTAATAATAACAACTTTTGAAGAAAATCTTAGAGGCATCGCATTCAGATTCATATATAATAAGGTTTTAACTCTTACCAAAAGTGCAGCTCGTATGGTTTACAAATACTACTCCTTGCCATTATCTAAAATTGAAATTTTAGGATGCTCGTTCGATAGATTTCCGATAAATAAAAATATTAAAAAAGATTTTGACTACTTATTTATTGGACACTTAAAAAAAGCTGAAGATCTTATAAAAATATGGCCTAAATTACTTCTTTTAAAACCTTCAGCTAAATTACTTATTGCAGGACCATATAAAGGAGCTGAAAATGTATATAAAAAACTAATTTCCCTACCAAATATAGAGTATCATGGATTTATTAGTCCCTCAAAAAGAAGTGAGATCTATAGCAAAGCAAAAGTATTATTATTTCCAACTAAGCGTGAAGGGTGGTGCATGACAATAGCTGAAGCTTTATGGGCAGGTTTATCTGTAGTAAGTTGGGATATCCCAACTTTAAGAGAGGTTTATAATACTTGTAAAGCTGTATATTTAGTACCCATAGGAAATTATAATTTTTTTGTAAAAAGCGCAATAAAGGCTTTAGAAGAACATAGTACTCTCTCAGAGAAAGCTACTAAATGGTCTTCAAAAATTCCTAATTGGAATGAAATAGCCAATAATTTTTTGAAGATAATATCTAAAATATAA
- a CDS encoding glycosyltransferase family 4 protein, which produces MKVAIFRPFFPPWEMEPLKQLANDFIIDFYITSSNGGIYKAFIREIKSNIITLPYDKFTKALMSNWNIKKALIFRTILLDTSIKPILFKTILKNKYDVIETIENYTYSSLQSIIAKRFSRVRTVIMNWENIVFPPWRFFLRYIINKYCDAFRVPSLTAKYKLLSEGVKDEKIYYIPACVDTKRFNPSLRSDLKEKLGIEDKKIILYIGRLIPQKGVGYLLKAFAKVLQEAPQTALIIAGEGPLKDTLRNLSSELNIEKNIIFLGPISHSKIHEIHAISDITVLPSIPTRNWTEQFGYVLIEAMACGKPVIASRSGAIPEIIINNESGFLIKPGDVNELAEKILLLINDEKLREKMGYKGRIRVEKNFSYEVIIPKIKELYYKISR; this is translated from the coding sequence ATGAAAGTGGCTATTTTTCGACCATTTTTTCCACCTTGGGAAATGGAGCCTTTAAAACAATTAGCAAATGATTTTATAATTGATTTTTATATCACTTCATCTAATGGGGGTATATATAAAGCATTTATTAGAGAAATTAAAAGTAATATTATCACTCTACCCTATGATAAATTTACTAAAGCTCTTATGAGTAATTGGAATATAAAAAAAGCATTAATTTTTCGTACAATACTTTTAGATACTAGTATTAAACCAATTTTATTTAAAACAATTTTAAAAAATAAGTATGATGTTATAGAAACCATAGAAAATTACACATATTCGTCTCTTCAATCAATAATTGCTAAAAGATTCTCAAGAGTGCGTACAGTAATAATGAATTGGGAAAATATAGTTTTTCCTCCTTGGAGATTTTTTTTAAGATATATCATAAATAAGTATTGTGACGCTTTTCGAGTACCTTCTTTGACTGCTAAATATAAATTATTAAGTGAGGGAGTAAAGGATGAAAAGATCTACTATATTCCTGCTTGTGTTGATACGAAACGTTTCAACCCATCTTTAAGAAGCGATTTAAAGGAGAAGCTTGGAATTGAAGATAAAAAAATAATTCTATACATAGGTCGTTTAATTCCACAAAAAGGTGTTGGTTATCTTTTAAAGGCTTTTGCTAAAGTTTTACAAGAAGCCCCGCAAACAGCTTTGATTATTGCTGGCGAAGGTCCTTTAAAAGATACATTAAGAAATCTTTCTAGCGAGTTAAACATAGAAAAAAATATCATTTTTTTAGGTCCAATATCTCATAGCAAGATTCATGAAATACATGCCATATCTGATATTACAGTACTTCCTTCTATTCCAACAAGAAATTGGACAGAACAATTTGGTTATGTTTTAATAGAGGCAATGGCATGTGGAAAACCAGTAATAGCCTCTAGAAGTGGCGCAATTCCAGAAATCATAATCAATAATGAGTCGGGATTTTTAATAAAACCAGGAGATGTGAACGAACTTGCTGAAAAAATTTTGCTATTAATTAATGATGAAAAATTAAGAGAGAAAATGGGTTATAAAGGAAGAATTAGAGTCGAAAAAAACTTCTCTTATGAAGTAATTATTCCTAAAATTAAAGAATTATATTATAAAATAAGTAGGTAA
- a CDS encoding glycosyltransferase encodes MKDSEPIIALALLYHTKHNGVLEKVLESIKQLYYQKSNIHLIFIDNMSTNGAHEVVKNWISENEKEYLSIEHLRLSGNVPHLRNVCLKIAIEKKCEYIFFVDSDVILVPDAIKRLIKIFDTNKKVFAASLPYFIPIEKDTLFTRIRAKYGKENLKPLKNINQPYQVPSIGMGATMIKLSYISIAGFFDEEIPYIEDLNLTRRATNMGFKIIIDPQVQLLHDKAVKTFHWLKIVLKMGKSEVKNMIRTGTWKMELRSLSYWFFFLLSIPLTIIQPAFFISLFILGWIVYATRFKGLGKIIGFPIMAIYRITRLIGIIIGLISYFLEVFRK; translated from the coding sequence ATGAAAGATAGTGAACCTATAATAGCATTAGCTTTACTTTATCATACTAAACATAATGGAGTATTAGAAAAAGTATTGGAAAGCATTAAACAATTATATTATCAAAAGTCTAATATTCATTTAATATTCATAGATAATATGTCTACTAATGGAGCACACGAGGTAGTTAAGAATTGGATAAGCGAAAATGAAAAGGAATACCTTTCTATTGAACATCTTAGACTTAGTGGTAATGTGCCACATTTAAGAAATGTATGTCTCAAAATAGCTATAGAGAAAAAATGTGAGTATATTTTTTTTGTAGATTCTGATGTAATATTAGTACCAGATGCGATAAAAAGATTAATTAAAATTTTTGATACAAATAAAAAAGTGTTTGCAGCATCTCTTCCATATTTTATTCCAATAGAAAAAGATACACTTTTTACCAGAATAAGAGCAAAATATGGAAAAGAAAATCTAAAACCTCTAAAAAATATAAATCAGCCATATCAAGTTCCATCAATTGGAATGGGTGCTACAATGATAAAGCTCTCTTATATATCTATTGCAGGATTTTTTGACGAAGAAATACCTTACATAGAAGATTTAAATTTAACTAGAAGAGCTACAAATATGGGTTTTAAAATCATTATTGATCCTCAAGTACAACTTTTACACGATAAGGCTGTAAAGACGTTTCATTGGTTAAAAATCGTATTAAAAATGGGTAAAAGTGAAGTAAAGAATATGATACGTACAGGAACATGGAAAATGGAATTAAGGAGTCTCTCGTACTGGTTCTTCTTCTTATTATCAATACCATTAACAATCATACAACCAGCGTTTTTCATATCACTTTTTATTCTAGGCTGGATTGTTTATGCAACTCGTTTTAAAGGTTTAGGGAAAATAATCGGTTTTCCAATAATGGCAATATATAGAATTACACGGCTTATTGGAATTATTATAGGTTTAATATCTTACTTTTTAGAGGTTTTTCGTAAATGA
- a CDS encoding glycosyltransferase family 4 protein has protein sequence MVKILLISPRAKGIGGIAQHVSELANKLIEKGYEVKIISCENTPYIPISKLKNPSFSIVSLFKTIGRKYDIIHAHNLPSIIPMKFAKGKKILTLHGIYSEQIKLLHGKFLGKISKWFEEKSLKWVDKITVVSKKTKEYYLERGFEVEYIPNAIDLKIIPEKGIKEYDNQIVYVGRLSKEKGVDILIKAFEEIEDCHLLIIGDGPEKNTLIKIAKGNPRIHFLGYKPREEAIKYIKGSDILVLPSRQEGLSTTILEAMACKTPVIATNVGGNPEIIEHMKNGILVKSENIQEIKEAIELLLENKELSKKIREEAYDLILKEYEWNKVIEKYLKLYDGILKH, from the coding sequence ATGGTTAAGATTTTATTAATTTCTCCAAGAGCAAAAGGAATAGGTGGAATAGCTCAACATGTTTCAGAATTAGCTAATAAATTGATTGAAAAAGGGTATGAAGTAAAAATAATTTCATGTGAAAATACACCTTATATTCCAATAAGTAAATTAAAAAATCCAAGTTTCTCAATAGTCTCATTATTTAAAACGATTGGTAGAAAATATGATATTATACATGCTCATAATCTTCCTTCAATAATTCCAATGAAATTTGCTAAAGGGAAAAAAATATTGACACTTCATGGAATATATTCAGAACAAATAAAATTACTTCATGGAAAATTTTTAGGAAAAATATCTAAATGGTTTGAAGAAAAATCTTTAAAATGGGTTGATAAAATAACAGTTGTTTCTAAAAAAACAAAAGAATATTATTTAGAAAGAGGTTTTGAAGTAGAATATATACCAAATGCGATAGATTTAAAAATTATTCCAGAAAAAGGAATTAAAGAATATGATAATCAAATAGTGTATGTTGGAAGACTTTCAAAAGAGAAAGGAGTAGATATTTTAATTAAAGCATTTGAAGAAATAGAAGATTGTCATTTATTAATAATTGGTGATGGACCAGAAAAAAATACGCTTATTAAAATTGCAAAAGGAAATCCTAGAATACACTTTTTAGGGTATAAACCAAGAGAAGAAGCAATAAAATATATTAAAGGTTCAGATATTTTAGTTTTACCATCAAGACAAGAAGGTTTAAGCACCACAATTCTCGAAGCAATGGCCTGCAAAACTCCAGTGATAGCAACAAATGTAGGTGGAAATCCTGAAATAATAGAACATATGAAAAATGGGATACTTGTTAAATCTGAAAATATTCAAGAAATTAAAGAAGCTATAGAATTATTATTAGAAAATAAAGAATTATCTAAAAAAATTAGAGAAGAAGCTTATGATCTTATACTTAAAGAATACGAATGGAATAAAGTTATTGAAAAATATTTAAAATTATATGATGGGATTCTTAAGCATTAA
- a CDS encoding type II toxin-antitoxin system VapC family toxin: protein MCLDTDVFIGLLKGDSKAIALINKLQSTGNSLKTTIITAYELLKGAAISSKPQENLKIVRDLLSNINILPLNYGSCEEAAEIYSSLKSKGQTIGEFDILIAAIVKYNNEYLISRDKHFKLIENLNIQTW from the coding sequence GTGTGTCTTGATACAGATGTGTTTATAGGATTACTTAAAGGTGATAGCAAAGCTATTGCTTTAATAAATAAACTTCAAAGTACGGGTAATTCTTTAAAAACAACAATTATTACAGCATATGAACTTCTTAAAGGTGCAGCTATCTCATCTAAACCACAAGAAAATCTAAAAATAGTTAGAGACTTACTTTCCAATATAAATATACTGCCTTTAAACTATGGATCATGTGAAGAAGCGGCAGAAATTTATAGTAGTTTAAAAAGCAAGGGGCAAACAATAGGAGAATTTGATATACTGATTGCTGCCATAGTTAAATATAACAATGAATATTTAATCTCTAGAGATAAACACTTCAAATTGATAGAGAATTTAAATATTCAAACATGGTAA
- a CDS encoding antitoxin VapB family protein: MTKVISLSEEAYKILKKLKKSEESFSDVIIRIAKGLEAKPLIDYAGKWVGNDIDEIFKNILSERELSKTREI, encoded by the coding sequence ATGACGAAGGTTATTTCTTTATCAGAAGAAGCATACAAAATTCTTAAAAAATTAAAAAAAAGTGAAGAATCTTTTTCTGATGTAATTATAAGAATTGCCAAAGGATTGGAAGCTAAACCACTTATTGACTACGCAGGTAAATGGGTTGGTAATGATATAGATGAAATTTTTAAAAATATTTTGTCTGAAAGAGAACTCTCTAAAACAAGGGAGATATAG
- a CDS encoding SDR family oxidoreductase, protein MKEEKILVTGGAGFIGSHLVDELINRGYEVIVLDNFYSGKIGNLRKNLKNKNFKLIKGDVRNIKDVKKAIKNVNAIFHLAAIVSVPLSIKNPILVNEVNVIGSLNVLKIAIEENVDKFIYVSSCAVYGEAENLPIKEEDKLNPLSPYASSKISVEYYCKVFYKAYGLKTICLRYFNVYGPRQKTGEYAGVIPIFIQRIKNDKPPIIYGDGKQTRDFVYVKDVVDASIKALEKEEAIGEIFNIGSGEAITINQLAETLLKILGKEKLKPIYEKERVGDIKNSYANIDKAKKILGYEPKYTIIDGLKEMLKK, encoded by the coding sequence ATGAAAGAAGAAAAAATTCTTGTCACAGGTGGAGCAGGATTTATTGGAAGCCATTTAGTAGATGAATTAATTAATAGAGGATATGAAGTAATTGTTTTAGATAATTTTTATAGTGGAAAAATAGGAAATTTAAGAAAAAATTTAAAGAATAAAAATTTTAAATTAATTAAAGGAGATGTAAGAAATATAAAAGATGTTAAAAAAGCAATTAAAAATGTTAATGCAATATTTCATTTAGCAGCAATAGTTAGTGTTCCACTTTCAATAAAAAATCCAATATTAGTAAATGAAGTAAATGTTATTGGTTCATTAAATGTTTTAAAAATTGCTATAGAAGAAAATGTAGATAAATTTATTTATGTCTCATCATGTGCAGTTTATGGTGAAGCTGAAAATTTACCTATAAAAGAAGAAGATAAATTAAATCCATTATCCCCTTATGCTTCATCAAAAATAAGTGTTGAATATTATTGTAAAGTATTCTATAAAGCATATGGATTAAAAACTATTTGTTTAAGATATTTCAATGTTTATGGTCCTAGACAAAAAACTGGAGAATATGCAGGAGTGATACCAATTTTTATTCAAAGAATAAAAAATGATAAACCACCAATAATATATGGAGATGGAAAACAAACAAGAGATTTTGTGTATGTTAAAGATGTTGTAGATGCAAGTATTAAAGCATTAGAAAAAGAAGAAGCTATAGGTGAAATATTTAATATAGGTTCAGGAGAAGCAATAACTATAAATCAATTAGCAGAAACATTATTAAAAATCTTAGGAAAAGAAAAATTAAAACCAATATATGAAAAAGAAAGGGTTGGAGATATAAAAAATAGTTATGCAAATATAGATAAAGCTAAAAAAATATTAGGATATGAACCTAAGTATACAATTATAGATGGTTTAAAAGAAATGCTAAAAAAATGA
- a CDS encoding nucleotidyltransferase domain-containing protein translates to MSKLRILEEARRKSKILKEAEKINVLNAIKNILIHKDEIILAIIHGGFVNSKVFRDIDIAVYVENVDDKYICADELKYELEKVIDIGIDVQIMNSIPPSFMLNILKRGIVLFERRKGFKAIMKLHVLEEVRRIKMHKKNFI, encoded by the coding sequence ATGTCGAAATTAAGGATCCTTGAAGAAGCTAGGAGAAAATCTAAGATCCTTAAAGAAGCTGAAAAAATTAATGTTCTTAATGCAATAAAGAATATACTTATACATAAAGATGAAATTATTCTAGCTATTATTCATGGAGGTTTTGTAAATTCTAAAGTTTTTAGGGATATTGACATTGCTGTATATGTAGAAAATGTAGATGATAAATATATATGTGCTGATGAACTTAAATATGAACTTGAAAAAGTGATAGACATAGGAATAGATGTGCAAATAATGAATAGCATCCCCCCATCATTTATGTTGAATATTCTTAAAAGAGGAATTGTGTTATTTGAGAGAAGAAAAGGCTTTAAAGCAATAATGAAACTTCATGTATTAGAAGAAGTTAGGAGAATTAAAATGCATAAGAAGAACTTTATCTAA
- a CDS encoding PIN domain-containing protein produces MSLYDTRFFFEHFYSCDENILRKTIQEIRNVKNRYISVIIIHEIYKLTLEKEGKNVAELRVKILEKDFKIININLDIAKISAQLRHKYRIPMADSIIAATAMKLNLPCITDDPHLKNILEIKTKWID; encoded by the coding sequence TTGAGTTTATATGATACTAGATTTTTCTTTGAACATTTTTATTCTTGTGATGAAAACATTCTTAGAAAAACTATTCAAGAAATAAGGAATGTAAAAAATAGATATATTTCTGTAATAATAATTCATGAAATTTATAAACTAACATTAGAGAAAGAAGGGAAGAATGTAGCTGAACTTAGAGTAAAAATTTTGGAAAAAGATTTTAAAATAATTAATATTAATTTAGATATAGCTAAAATTTCAGCACAACTCAGACATAAATATAGAATTCCAATGGCAGATAGTATAATTGCTGCAACAGCTATGAAATTAAATCTTCCATGCATAACAGATGATCCTCATCTAAAGAATATACTAGAAATAAAAACTAAATGGATAGATTAA
- a CDS encoding AbrB/MazE/SpoVT family DNA-binding domain-containing protein has product MVESEDIEEYEVLVTRKGQTTIPAKLRKKYGIKEGSRLIVIDSGNGILLKPAISIIDLAGSGSKRASIKEMKILLDKLRDEDL; this is encoded by the coding sequence ATGGTAGAATCAGAAGATATTGAAGAATATGAAGTATTAGTAACTAGAAAAGGGCAAACTACTATACCTGCTAAACTTAGAAAAAAGTATGGGATTAAGGAAGGATCAAGACTAATAGTTATAGATAGTGGAAATGGTATTCTTTTAAAACCAGCTATATCAATAATCGATTTAGCAGGCTCAGGATCAAAAAGAGCTTCAATTAAGGAAATGAAAATTTTATTAGATAAGCTTAGAGATGAAGATCTTTGA